Proteins encoded together in one Candidatus Deferrimicrobium sp. window:
- the rplX gene encoding 50S ribosomal protein L24 produces METANKTQIRKNDIVKVIAGREKGKVGRVLKIDREKARVFIEKLNLVKRHTKPGKTNPQGGIVEKEAPISYSNVLIMCDKCNKPTRIAMAVDGAGKRSRVCKRCGDILEAKKK; encoded by the coding sequence ATGGAAACCGCGAACAAGACGCAGATCCGCAAGAACGACATCGTCAAGGTGATCGCCGGAAGGGAGAAGGGAAAGGTCGGCCGGGTTCTCAAGATCGACCGCGAGAAGGCCAGGGTCTTTATCGAGAAACTCAACCTGGTGAAGCGGCACACGAAGCCCGGGAAGACGAACCCCCAGGGCGGCATCGTGGAGAAAGAGGCGCCGATTTCCTATTCCAACGTTCTCATCATGTGCGACAAGTGCAACAAGCCGACCCGGATCGCGATGGCGGTCGATGGGGCGGGGAAACGCAGCCGGGTCTGCAAGCGGTGCGGAGACATCCTCGAGGCCAAAAAGAAGTGA
- the rplE gene encoding 50S ribosomal protein L5, with protein MARLQDQYKAEIVPKLKEKFGYRNVMQVPRLSKVVVNMGLGDAIENVKVIETAAGEIGIITGQKPVVTKARKSIANFKLREGVPIGVMVTLRRDRMYQFLDKLIQIALPRVRDFKGVSPRGFDGRGNYTLGIKEQIMFPEVNYDKIDKIRGMNITIVTTARTDEEGLELLRLMGMPFRA; from the coding sequence ATGGCGAGATTGCAGGACCAGTACAAGGCGGAGATCGTTCCCAAACTGAAGGAGAAGTTCGGGTACCGGAACGTGATGCAGGTGCCCAGGCTCTCCAAGGTCGTCGTGAACATGGGTCTCGGTGACGCGATCGAAAACGTCAAGGTGATCGAAACCGCCGCCGGCGAGATCGGCATCATCACTGGCCAGAAGCCCGTCGTCACCAAGGCGCGCAAGAGCATCGCGAACTTCAAGCTGCGGGAAGGGGTTCCCATCGGCGTCATGGTCACGCTGCGGCGGGATCGGATGTACCAATTTCTCGACAAGCTGATCCAGATCGCCCTTCCCCGCGTGCGCGACTTCAAGGGGGTTTCCCCGAGAGGGTTCGACGGGCGGGGGAACTACACCCTCGGGATCAAGGAACAGATCATGTTTCCCGAGGTGAATTACGACAAGATCGACAAGATCCGAGGCATGAACATCACCATCGTGACCACGGCCCGGACCGACGAAG